A DNA window from Microcystis aeruginosa NIES-843 contains the following coding sequences:
- the rpmH gene encoding 50S ribosomal protein L34 — protein sequence MSKRTLEGTTRKQKRTSGFRARMRSVNGRKVIKARRKRGRYRLSV from the coding sequence GTGAGTAAACGTACTTTAGAAGGAACCACGCGCAAACAGAAGCGCACTTCTGGATTTAGAGCGAGAATGCGTAGCGTCAACGGACGCAAAGTAATTAAAGCTCGTCGGAAAAGAGGGCGCTATCGTTTAAGTGTTTAG
- a CDS encoding HAD-IA family hydrolase — MEKPQVIFLDAVGTLFGVKGSVGAIYSQIAADFGVEVAAESLEQSFLAIFPTSPPLAFPKVEPAQIPELEYRWWRSLTGAVFHNLGYLERFPDFEAFFGELYRHFATAEPWVLYEDVIPALRLWQIQGIELGIISNFDSRIYQVLAELGLEYFFRSITISSHAGAAKPDAEIFQIALQKHDCSPAQAWHIGDSKKEDYQGAKALGMEAFLIKRSIGQERKSL, encoded by the coding sequence ATGGAGAAACCGCAAGTTATTTTTCTCGATGCTGTGGGTACTCTTTTTGGAGTAAAAGGCAGTGTCGGAGCAATTTATAGTCAAATAGCAGCTGATTTTGGGGTAGAGGTGGCGGCCGAGAGTCTAGAACAATCTTTCTTGGCTATTTTCCCCACTTCTCCCCCCCTAGCTTTTCCTAAGGTTGAACCTGCACAAATTCCCGAGTTAGAGTATCGCTGGTGGCGATCGCTGACTGGGGCAGTTTTTCATAATTTAGGTTATCTGGAACGATTTCCCGATTTTGAGGCTTTTTTTGGCGAACTTTACCGTCATTTTGCCACGGCCGAGCCTTGGGTCCTGTACGAGGATGTCATTCCCGCTTTAAGACTCTGGCAGATTCAGGGGATCGAGTTGGGCATTATTTCTAATTTTGATAGTCGTATCTACCAAGTTTTGGCCGAATTAGGCTTAGAATATTTTTTTCGATCGATCACGATTTCTTCCCATGCAGGAGCAGCTAAACCCGATGCTGAAATTTTTCAAATCGCCCTGCAAAAACATGATTGTTCCCCCGCACAAGCTTGGCATATTGGCGATAGTAAAAAAGAGGACTACCAAGGGGCAAAAGCCTTGGGTATGGAAGCATTTTTAATTAAAAGATCAATCGGTCAAGAGAGAAAAAGTCTCTGA
- the rnpA gene encoding ribonuclease P protein component, whose protein sequence is MGLPQIHRLKHRQDFQAVYGTGKRYHGSHLTLISLEDSCPDAPGPSRFGISISKKVSKKAVVRNRLKRQIRAVIRELLPEIAAGWRGIIIIRPGAIECNYEHFLRELKQLLVKANIIHGH, encoded by the coding sequence GTGGGACTACCCCAAATTCATCGCTTAAAACATCGACAGGATTTTCAAGCTGTCTATGGAACAGGGAAGCGTTATCACGGTTCCCACTTAACCTTAATTAGTTTAGAGGATTCTTGCCCAGATGCCCCCGGCCCCAGTCGTTTTGGTATCTCGATTAGCAAGAAAGTTAGTAAAAAAGCGGTGGTTCGTAATCGACTAAAAAGACAAATAAGAGCGGTAATTCGGGAGTTATTGCCAGAAATAGCGGCAGGATGGCGAGGGATAATCATTATCCGTCCAGGGGCGATCGAGTGCAATTATGAACATTTTTTGCGAGAATTAAAGCAGTTGTTAGTGAAGGCCAATATAATTCATGGGCATTAA
- the yidC gene encoding membrane protein insertase YidC: MDFGVGFISTNIMLPILDFFFRIVHSYGFAIIALTLVVRFAVFPLSAGQIRNMRKMRITQPLMKERQTEIQQRYKNDPQKQQEEMGKLMQELGNPLAGCLPLLLQMPILLALFATLRGSPFSDINYTVDLQVLPSEQIAMVQRQLYATKPQNVYIDESLHYPITAFLPQGNKIAPGEQVKIDLQNDQGKSLSQLATEAPENNLKPTYEVVKGQELVQVNEDGSIVALAPGDASIKVIVPGIAANTGFLFIEALGRIGATGPDGEIHWDILAMVIAFGISIYVNQELSGAGAPSGGAAQQQQTVNKITPIIFSMMFLFFPLPAGVLMYILTANIFQTIQTVILMREPLPENLQKLVAEQEKTEKSRDALPFEKRSSKKKEKTS; the protein is encoded by the coding sequence ATGGATTTTGGAGTCGGATTTATTTCCACAAATATCATGTTGCCAATCCTAGATTTTTTCTTTCGGATTGTGCATAGTTACGGTTTCGCCATCATTGCTTTAACGCTGGTGGTCAGATTTGCCGTCTTTCCCCTCAGTGCCGGCCAGATTCGCAATATGAGAAAAATGCGAATCACTCAACCCTTAATGAAGGAAAGACAGACAGAAATTCAACAACGCTACAAAAATGACCCGCAAAAACAACAGGAGGAAATGGGCAAATTAATGCAGGAGTTGGGCAATCCCCTAGCGGGTTGTTTACCCCTGTTATTACAAATGCCGATTCTTTTGGCTTTATTTGCGACGCTGCGGGGTTCCCCCTTCTCGGATATTAACTACACCGTCGATTTACAGGTGTTGCCGAGCGAACAAATCGCCATGGTGCAGCGCCAACTCTATGCCACCAAACCCCAAAACGTTTATATTGACGAGTCTCTCCACTATCCCATCACCGCTTTTTTACCCCAAGGCAATAAAATCGCCCCGGGAGAACAGGTAAAAATCGACCTGCAAAACGACCAGGGCAAGTCTTTAAGCCAATTAGCCACGGAAGCACCCGAAAATAACCTAAAACCCACCTACGAGGTGGTTAAAGGTCAAGAACTGGTGCAAGTTAATGAAGACGGTTCCATCGTCGCTTTAGCCCCCGGAGATGCCAGTATTAAAGTTATCGTGCCGGGGATTGCCGCTAATACGGGTTTTCTCTTTATTGAGGCCCTGGGAAGAATTGGGGCAACCGGTCCAGATGGTGAAATTCACTGGGATATCTTGGCGATGGTGATCGCTTTCGGCATTAGTATCTATGTTAACCAAGAGTTATCCGGTGCCGGTGCGCCTTCGGGGGGAGCAGCCCAACAACAGCAAACGGTGAATAAAATCACCCCGATAATTTTTAGTATGATGTTCCTGTTTTTCCCCTTACCAGCGGGGGTATTGATGTATATCTTAACTGCGAACATCTTCCAAACTATTCAAACGGTGATTTTGATGCGGGAACCGTTACCGGAAAACCTGCAAAAATTGGTAGCGGAACAGGAAAAAACGGAAAAATCCCGCGATGCTCTCCCCTTTGAAAAACGTTCTAGCAAGAAAAAGGAAAAAACATCGTAA
- a CDS encoding protein jag — MSIWEQNSEKAKQWLEKLLKLMAMPTDVQIGVQELGTGPSSCWLIIDSSQLSPQQVELLLANKGEGLDAIQSLANTILNIGVEAAEHQFYIVEINGYRQQKQAELFDWVNQAATQVRQTGQEIELKALSSAERRQIHAFFQEENDLTTESRGVEPDRRLVIRLK, encoded by the coding sequence ATGAGTATATGGGAGCAAAATAGCGAGAAAGCTAAACAATGGCTGGAAAAACTGCTAAAGTTGATGGCCATGCCCACAGATGTCCAGATTGGTGTGCAGGAATTGGGAACTGGACCTTCCTCCTGTTGGTTAATTATTGATAGCAGTCAATTGAGTCCCCAACAAGTGGAACTTCTCCTCGCTAACAAGGGTGAGGGACTGGATGCGATTCAATCCCTAGCTAATACGATTCTGAATATTGGTGTCGAGGCGGCAGAACATCAGTTCTATATTGTCGAAATCAATGGCTATCGTCAACAAAAACAGGCAGAACTTTTCGACTGGGTGAATCAAGCGGCGACGCAAGTGCGGCAAACAGGACAGGAAATAGAATTAAAAGCCCTATCTTCGGCGGAACGTCGCCAAATCCATGCCTTTTTTCAGGAAGAAAACGATTTAACCACGGAAAGTCGCGGCGTGGAACCCGATCGCCGGTTAGTAATTCGTTTAAAATAA
- a CDS encoding PH domain-containing protein has protein sequence MGIKEETFYEGGPHIGDLIINILLGFTVICLPLTVGAVVRAIWLRYKITDRRISITGGWMGRDRTDIIYSEVAKVAKMPRGIGLWGDIVVTLKDRSRLEMRAMPKFREIHDYIAERVADKTGRPLESIISQ, from the coding sequence ATGGGCATTAAAGAAGAAACTTTTTATGAAGGGGGTCCGCACATCGGCGACCTAATCATCAATATACTGCTAGGATTTACGGTGATTTGTTTACCTTTGACCGTTGGGGCAGTAGTACGGGCAATCTGGTTAAGATATAAGATAACCGATCGGCGGATTTCGATCACCGGGGGTTGGATGGGACGAGATCGCACAGATATTATCTATTCAGAAGTGGCAAAAGTGGCGAAAATGCCGAGAGGAATTGGTCTTTGGGGGGATATTGTCGTAACTCTCAAGGATAGAAGTCGTTTAGAAATGCGGGCGATGCCGAAATTCCGGGAAATTCATGACTATATTGCCGAAAGAGTCGCCGATAAAACCGGTCGTCCCCTAGAATCGATCATCAGTCAATAA
- a CDS encoding amylo-alpha-1,6-glucosidase produces the protein MVKLRFGRDICNCLPVAEKREWLVTNGIGGFAAGTVAGLLTRCYHGLLIAALAPPTQRTLLVTKIDESIQYNQKIYHLASNRWLGATIEPQGYINIESFHLEGTIPVWTFTCGDALLEKRIWMEQGENTTYTHYTYRRGNSPLTLNLTAFVNYRDFHGNTQGFNWQMAISPLEKGVRVIAYDNAVPFYLLISQGEVFPAHIWYYRFDLAVERYRGLIDRENHLHAASFSATLKVGESVTIAASTRPDPSLDGQSSLESRYRYENSLINPQQPEWIQQLTLAADQFIVSRPLRDQPEGKTIIAGYPWFGDWGRDTMISLRGLTLTTGRPAIARQILLTFSRYLDRGLLPNLLPDGGEMPEYNAVDAILWYFEAIRSYFNQSQDFEFLRTIYPALKEVIAWFRRGTRYNIHLDDDGLIYAGEAGVQLTWMDAKVDDLVITPRIGKPVEINALWFNALKIMVQFAHYLGMDATDYEKMRKMTLKGFSRFWDDSLGYCYDVLDTDKGNDASLRPNQLFAVSLSVEELLNSPQKKAIVDICALKLLTSRGLRSLDADHPDYRGVYSGDRLKRDSAYHQGTVWGWLLGAFIEAHLKVYRDPILAESFLTPMIDHLRDSCIGNLSEIFDGNAPFTPRGAFAQAWTVAEVLRVWQAIREFSP, from the coding sequence ATGGTCAAGCTCCGTTTTGGTCGAGATATCTGTAATTGTCTCCCAGTGGCTGAAAAGCGCGAATGGTTAGTCACTAATGGTATTGGTGGTTTTGCCGCGGGAACTGTGGCCGGATTGCTAACTCGCTGTTATCATGGTCTCTTGATCGCTGCTTTGGCTCCACCGACGCAAAGAACGCTTCTTGTGACTAAAATCGATGAATCGATACAATATAACCAGAAAATTTATCATCTGGCCAGCAATCGCTGGTTAGGTGCTACGATCGAACCGCAAGGCTATATTAATATCGAAAGTTTTCATCTGGAAGGCACAATTCCCGTCTGGACTTTTACCTGTGGGGATGCCTTACTAGAAAAGCGTATCTGGATGGAACAGGGAGAAAATACCACCTATACTCACTATACCTACCGTCGTGGCAATTCTCCCCTAACTCTCAATCTGACTGCTTTTGTCAATTATCGTGATTTTCACGGCAATACCCAGGGTTTTAACTGGCAAATGGCTATTAGTCCCCTAGAAAAAGGAGTCAGAGTGATTGCCTATGACAATGCTGTACCTTTTTATCTATTAATCAGTCAGGGAGAGGTTTTTCCCGCTCATATCTGGTATTATCGCTTTGATTTGGCCGTGGAACGTTATCGTGGTTTAATCGATCGGGAAAATCATCTCCATGCCGCTAGTTTTTCGGCTACTCTTAAAGTGGGAGAATCGGTGACAATTGCCGCTAGTACCCGTCCCGATCCCAGTTTAGACGGTCAATCTTCTCTAGAGTCTCGCTATCGCTACGAAAATAGTCTGATTAATCCCCAGCAGCCCGAATGGATTCAACAACTTACCCTCGCTGCCGACCAGTTTATCGTTAGTCGTCCTCTCCGGGATCAACCGGAGGGCAAAACGATAATCGCGGGTTATCCTTGGTTTGGTGATTGGGGTCGCGATACGATGATCTCCCTAAGAGGATTAACTTTGACTACAGGCAGACCTGCGATCGCCCGTCAGATTTTACTAACTTTTTCCCGTTATCTAGACCGGGGTTTATTGCCGAATTTACTGCCCGATGGGGGAGAAATGCCCGAATATAACGCTGTCGATGCTATTCTTTGGTATTTTGAAGCCATTCGTTCCTATTTTAACCAAAGCCAAGATTTTGAGTTTCTCAGAACTATTTATCCCGCTTTAAAGGAAGTGATCGCTTGGTTTCGTCGCGGCACTCGCTACAATATTCACCTAGATGACGATGGTTTGATCTATGCCGGCGAAGCGGGAGTACAATTGACTTGGATGGATGCCAAAGTTGATGATCTGGTGATTACTCCCCGCATCGGCAAACCCGTAGAAATTAATGCCCTTTGGTTCAATGCCCTCAAAATAATGGTTCAATTTGCCCATTATTTGGGCATGGATGCCACTGATTACGAAAAAATGAGAAAAATGACCCTAAAAGGGTTCTCTCGCTTCTGGGATGATTCTCTGGGGTATTGTTACGATGTTTTAGATACGGACAAGGGCAATGATGCCAGTTTACGACCGAATCAACTTTTTGCCGTGTCTTTGTCGGTGGAGGAGTTATTAAATTCCCCACAGAAAAAGGCCATTGTCGATATTTGTGCTTTAAAATTGTTGACTTCTCGCGGTTTGCGATCGCTAGATGCCGATCATCCTGATTACCGTGGCGTTTACAGTGGCGATCGCTTAAAAAGAGATAGTGCCTACCATCAGGGGACAGTCTGGGGATGGTTATTAGGGGCATTTATCGAGGCCCATCTGAAAGTCTATCGCGATCCCATCCTAGCTGAGAGTTTTTTAACACCGATGATCGACCATCTTCGGGATAGCTGTATCGGTAATTTAAGTGAAATTTTCGATGGTAATGCCCCTTTTACCCCTAGGGGTGCTTTTGCCCAAGCATGGACGGTGGCAGAGGTATTAAGAGTTTGGCAAGCGATCCGAGAATTTTCGCCATAA
- a CDS encoding class I SAM-dependent methyltransferase codes for MLKRRFERLNALADINSASKYLEIGVSSGGTFIRVKVPQKIAVDPCFKDDVHKKYANENSIFYEITSDSFFSTLAPQHGEFDLIYLDGLHTFEQTFRDFCNSLRYSHSRTIWLIDDTCPISWFASLPNFRLFRILRKLLKIKDPSWMGDVYKVIFAIHDFFPQFSYATFPGHGQTVLWLETRKDFIPTWDSLEKISRLSYWDFEKFKDTHLLIRDPETILDQIKNSLS; via the coding sequence ATGCTTAAACGTAGATTTGAAAGACTAAACGCATTAGCAGATATTAACTCCGCCTCTAAATATTTGGAAATTGGAGTTAGCTCTGGGGGGACTTTTATTCGGGTTAAGGTTCCCCAAAAAATAGCTGTAGATCCCTGTTTTAAGGACGATGTTCATAAAAAATACGCCAATGAAAACTCAATTTTTTATGAAATAACGAGCGATTCTTTTTTCTCCACTCTTGCTCCCCAACACGGTGAATTCGATCTGATATACTTAGATGGATTACACACTTTCGAGCAAACGTTTAGAGACTTTTGTAATTCTTTACGATACTCTCATTCCCGCACTATCTGGCTTATTGATGATACCTGTCCGATTAGTTGGTTTGCCTCTCTTCCTAATTTCCGGCTCTTTCGCATATTAAGAAAATTGCTTAAGATTAAGGACCCAAGCTGGATGGGGGATGTCTATAAGGTCATTTTCGCTATCCATGATTTTTTCCCTCAATTCAGTTATGCGACTTTTCCCGGTCACGGACAAACTGTACTCTGGTTGGAAACCCGAAAGGATTTTATCCCGACTTGGGATTCTTTGGAGAAAATTAGTCGTCTTAGCTATTGGGATTTCGAGAAGTTTAAAGACACTCATCTACTTATCCGCGATCCCGAGACTATTCTTGATCAAATCAAGAATAGCCTTTCTTAA
- a CDS encoding glycosyltransferase family 39 protein, whose amino-acid sequence MNLSTVISDLQQRSKERLAWSDFCWLGLVIILGLVIRLTQLTSKPPWTDEFATMVFSIGNNYQIVPLNQIISLDTLLAPLQSNHQATIADVIKLVIQEDNHPPLYFIFAYLWNKLFFDRGEYVSLEGMRLLAVFWGVISIPLIYFISKLVFKSGLIAFLSAILMAVSPYAVFISQEARHYTLAVVFVLISLGCFLRASSKIIDHKRISHTLVFFWLIVNCLGLLVHYFFSLTILAEAITLLLILFKQIQQKNFWITNWWRLSLVFLGNLSFIIIWFISFVPKDYGNQMTGWIQRDNDSFLAVISPFFQLLGTLITMLSLLPVESESLIIILISGAIMIGFFLWIIPQLKTAWLDSYKSELGILSAFFLSSIAIFFVITYLLLIDITRGARYSFVYFPSVILILAILLDNCWQRKQKRIVIIVIIMALVSSLSVTFNLGYRKYYRPDKLVTTIENNSRYPLVIATSYRSLVQVGEMMGIAWEFNQKFPDKNPKFILVNPEQKPNFNLSSSLAFELWLINFHSSIDLSDCQPSELSSNYVTGYEYQKFLCGRSMDYNSKVK is encoded by the coding sequence TTGAATTTATCTACAGTCATTTCTGATCTACAACAAAGAAGCAAGGAGCGGTTAGCTTGGTCTGATTTTTGCTGGTTAGGATTAGTAATAATTTTGGGACTGGTTATTAGGTTAACACAATTAACTAGCAAACCTCCCTGGACGGATGAATTTGCCACTATGGTTTTTAGTATTGGCAATAATTACCAGATAGTGCCGTTAAATCAAATAATTTCCCTAGACACTTTATTAGCACCTCTTCAGAGCAACCATCAGGCAACTATTGCCGATGTAATTAAATTAGTTATTCAGGAGGACAATCATCCACCTTTATATTTTATTTTCGCCTATCTCTGGAATAAATTATTCTTTGATCGGGGAGAATATGTGTCTTTAGAAGGAATGCGATTGCTGGCAGTTTTTTGGGGAGTTATTTCGATTCCTTTAATTTATTTTATCAGTAAATTGGTCTTTAAATCCGGCTTGATCGCTTTTCTGTCGGCGATTTTAATGGCGGTTTCTCCCTATGCGGTTTTTATCTCCCAAGAAGCGCGTCATTATACTTTAGCGGTTGTATTTGTCCTCATATCTTTAGGCTGTTTTCTTAGGGCAAGCAGCAAAATTATCGACCATAAGAGAATATCCCATACTTTGGTTTTTTTCTGGTTAATTGTCAACTGTCTAGGGTTATTAGTCCACTATTTTTTTAGTTTAACTATCCTAGCGGAAGCAATAACTTTATTATTGATTTTATTCAAGCAAATCCAACAAAAAAACTTTTGGATAACTAATTGGTGGCGTTTAAGTTTAGTTTTTTTAGGTAACTTGAGCTTTATTATTATTTGGTTTATCAGCTTTGTACCCAAAGATTATGGCAATCAGATGACTGGTTGGATTCAGAGAGACAATGATAGTTTTTTAGCAGTAATTAGCCCCTTTTTTCAATTGCTGGGAACATTAATCACCATGCTTTCCCTGCTCCCCGTTGAATCAGAATCTTTAATAATTATCTTGATTTCTGGCGCAATAATGATCGGGTTTTTTCTCTGGATTATCCCACAATTAAAAACAGCGTGGCTAGACTCCTATAAATCAGAATTAGGCATTCTCTCGGCATTTTTTCTCAGTTCAATTGCTATTTTCTTTGTCATCACTTATCTGCTTTTGATCGATATTACCCGGGGAGCTAGATATAGTTTTGTTTACTTTCCCTCGGTAATTTTAATTCTAGCAATTTTATTAGACAATTGTTGGCAAAGGAAGCAGAAAAGAATAGTAATTATTGTCATTATCATGGCTTTAGTTAGTTCCCTAAGTGTGACTTTTAATTTAGGCTATCGTAAGTATTATCGCCCAGATAAATTAGTTACCACTATCGAAAATAATAGCCGTTATCCGTTAGTAATTGCCACTAGCTATAGGAGTTTGGTGCAGGTGGGAGAAATGATGGGAATTGCTTGGGAATTTAACCAAAAATTTCCCGATAAAAACCCTAAGTTTATCTTAGTTAACCCAGAACAAAAGCCAAATTTTAATCTGTCATCTTCTCTTGCTTTTGAATTATGGTTAATTAATTTCCATTCTTCAATAGATTTATCGGACTGTCAACCTTCAGAGTTATCCTCCAATTATGTAACAGGTTATGAATATCAAAAGTTTCTCTGTGGGCGATCGATGGATTATAATAGTAAAGTTAAGTAG
- a CDS encoding pyruvate kinase codes for MSLTLSEQLKREQLSYPQTLLHHLQRLRHFVTVEGEEKLQQWKNLIEKENFQPSTRNLAYYLALRQEDIRDLQLALMPWGLSSLGRIESKVLPTLDAVIATLGAVCHQEASLLPKHPPLEAFFQGDQLLASHSAEVFGLPSPRRRVRIMVTMPTEAATDPDFIAQLLRCGMDCIRINCAHDGPKEWQGMIENLREAVKNPENLVNGHTCKVYMDLAGPKIRLEEILAPQSQTRLYQGDFLLLTTQPPHTAHPQYFQANCSQPEIIPQIPVGAKVWIDDGHIGAEVIAIMPEGLLLKITHAREKGEKLKADKGLNFPDTVLNIDPLTAKDRQDLDFIAENADIIGYSFVQKASDIETLQLELQSRLGDAWRQKAIVAKIETPLAVKNLPELIIHAAGKQPFGVMIARGDLAVEIGYQRLAEIQEEILWLCEAAHIPVIWATQVLENLVKKSIPSRAEITDAAMAERAECVMLNKGEYIREAVTILDDVLQRMQSHQAKKTPQLRALHSWV; via the coding sequence AGGAGAATTTTCAACCTAGCACCCGTAATTTAGCCTATTATCTCGCCCTGAGACAAGAAGATATCCGGGATTTACAATTAGCTTTAATGCCCTGGGGATTATCTTCCCTAGGCCGGATTGAATCGAAAGTTTTACCGACTCTCGATGCGGTAATTGCCACTTTAGGGGCGGTTTGTCATCAAGAAGCCTCATTATTACCCAAACATCCCCCTTTAGAGGCATTTTTCCAAGGAGATCAACTTTTAGCTTCCCATAGCGCGGAAGTTTTCGGTCTGCCTTCCCCCCGGCGTCGGGTGCGAATTATGGTGACAATGCCGACGGAGGCGGCAACCGACCCCGATTTTATCGCTCAATTACTGCGTTGCGGGATGGACTGTATTCGCATTAATTGCGCCCATGATGGCCCGAAAGAGTGGCAGGGAATGATCGAAAATCTGCGCGAGGCGGTCAAAAATCCCGAAAATTTAGTCAATGGACATACCTGTAAGGTTTATATGGACTTAGCTGGCCCAAAAATCCGTTTAGAAGAGATTTTAGCCCCCCAGTCCCAAACCAGACTATATCAAGGGGATTTTCTCCTCTTAACCACCCAACCCCCCCACACTGCCCATCCTCAGTATTTTCAGGCTAATTGTTCCCAACCGGAAATTATTCCCCAAATTCCCGTCGGGGCGAAAGTTTGGATTGATGATGGTCATATCGGGGCTGAAGTTATTGCCATAATGCCAGAAGGTCTTTTACTAAAAATTACCCACGCTAGGGAGAAAGGGGAAAAACTCAAAGCAGATAAAGGCTTAAATTTCCCCGATACGGTCTTAAATATCGATCCTTTGACCGCAAAAGACCGGCAAGATTTAGATTTTATTGCCGAAAATGCCGATATTATCGGTTACTCTTTTGTGCAAAAAGCCAGCGATATCGAGACACTACAGCTAGAGTTACAAAGTCGTTTGGGGGATGCTTGGCGACAAAAAGCAATCGTGGCCAAAATAGAAACACCTTTAGCCGTGAAAAATCTTCCCGAATTAATCATCCATGCCGCCGGTAAACAACCTTTTGGGGTAATGATTGCCCGGGGTGATTTGGCCGTAGAAATTGGCTATCAAAGACTAGCAGAAATTCAAGAGGAAATTCTCTGGTTATGCGAAGCGGCCCATATTCCGGTCATTTGGGCTACCCAAGTCCTAGAAAATCTGGTCAAGAAAAGTATTCCCTCCCGGGCCGAGATTACCGATGCCGCTATGGCCGAAAGAGCCGAATGTGTCATGCTTAATAAGGGGGAATATATCCGTGAAGCGGTGACAATTCTCGATGATGTTTTACAAAGAATGCAGAGCCACCAAGCTAAAAAAACGCCCCAATTACGCGCCCTCCATTCTTGGGTTTAA